From the Phyllopteryx taeniolatus isolate TA_2022b chromosome 16, UOR_Ptae_1.2, whole genome shotgun sequence genome, one window contains:
- the LOC133465528 gene encoding BAH and coiled-coil domain-containing protein 1 isoform X4 translates to MEGRDFAAPAHLLPERGALVHRATSRIAPSGHSSVQHAGHFPAGKYYPSHIPMAPHSGSGLMGNSSASFMGTFLASSLGSPPSHPSHHSRPPSSPSSPSFRGGPHSGASQIWFSHSHEAAAGYPRFSGSLAHTFLPMSHLDHHANGGVLYGQHRFYDTQKENFYIRSLPSQPPLISTNHSLTPLSRAGPGLSQGPCSRERDPGGGTSLLKSLKEGTMERGVGPVKDKERSNSKQEAKERQQQQQQQQQHHSHQSALPTHHHHHHSHSHQQHPHYPQHPLPLEEVNSRALERHKASLPMEYSKDPQIMGKPLSACLHNGKIQNGETGNAAGPKTSMPSCGGEGTPLGTIGGGGNSHGRHMGSSGNSRCTKEGISGEMRISEQPSDCLERGQAPLHHSLSYSVPPPLQLGSTGAAHPHPHPHTHPHTHAHPGGFHCLQLHPSHPHHPHPSHHAHHHPEFFCPPPPAPLGNPASHDRGQANAGREPKVTAPTFVPSVADTGEKHGGPFQLSNPDCQIVGSGGGNTKDKNVDKNGGGGHHSNWHRKQQQQQQEQQQHAYRKTEKAPDWMQSHHHHLQAAQLPPPIQQPQKQHQAVRSRSVECVNNAVDMDMFRSSLPQGPKTGHSVPHSVNTSPYRDCSHPGPPPNSSPLGNKNMSQHSGPGGSCSLQRDGQKVARIRHQQHGRPGPDAPSPGDLNHGTVQEMKRKIDMSAYSYSSNSGQQHHQQPPVPQWAMRPPQHMPHNEEEQRKSYMELGSSTMQHSQQQQQRMNLPPQPTPAPPVGQQQQQPQQQPEPQGSTRAESSAMKSLLKYSNQQQPQLLSQKTPFGGLGSLKSGPAGGSCALQINKQSLPSRKGPINDSERPDYSGRHRDIGEAGHGEGEVRQPPVGIAVAVARQREPSCRSSDGHSTSRHGRVHPTVKDPSTEQERKMMSGEQIGLTCLDRDRDAYIRDNKERVEFSRIHPSNSCHGDLTSHLMVPGGTSLQSGQLADPAAHSAHHHWMPRTGSPSLWMTGHSYAGIGHTALHQNLPPGFSAAMPGALQPVLPLPQDPSAQLVVLPTDAPAHPAPHHLDVMEQPGLWPPVYTARGPASHMQHPTVYSRSQFLRQQELYALQQHQQLQHQHQSHQSQQMHAQPHQPQQQQQQQQQQHKPVHSMDMQQQAPHNAQMQKRADEPSVDLEELIPKPRTSKPSKPYSYNPPQRNTSPPGACTALLSPCCQSPSMRPHPKSTPSTPCPAPSPAVTAPRSPTISPASSQMPKGADPQDKRGEGQAPQDYPESLEPDLPPGYTYSAVTIGYRSGPSPRDIQLAEPADLEAIQSEPSEHAPQSLSGLGEGLDCQVVVRPLPEPNAPKEVEQRDERSIIEGVLDQREEVEPAVVTVANYVSGENEVEEQGAAEEEVLVCPPADSPVCEAASCPVPLCTEEPERSETIITLEDDDKPMDEESQVEHVMSEEQKPVLGTIVELNPTTPAALEEQSGSTEEVKDSMQQQQQGNKMAADNASMDMVCLSPAAASVPNPRQATAAESPKPLVPCYWSLELLIAAAFCTDIPPFPMLPFNTPSVGQSQPKPCQGMELLSEVAELELQQKRHSNGESKEEELLMFDLHSLATLATARSLETSSQEGNSACSGRQFPARKTVNLRRKCSWTPRNEPVCQAKGSMETMDGPELEMRVKLAELQRHYKEKQRELAKLQRKHDHQKEETPRSPARRGPGRPRKKKPILTTSSVSSEGQRKVKPMLAGHSLMPEELGGGGDSQRRKKRLSSRGFEQVGSTQIKAQGCRKGGPQSVLGSKLAADVAQLKQKSQSKKTLAGMHYRDKEVSPCNSKHGHRSQGNRRESGGHSDTAASVDSGPQENWSGDVHCGSKKGTPDSAHHKKTGARGNRGQRRESLGESSNPESDSSEQGEEEEEGSNDSDEVQDIRPQPARDVTSSSPVTGPSPSSIVKLEANQKARNKKQRQELYGSHTLSGTDGEVKVRKKNPCRLSLASAVKSRHEDHNTERVRRPCAPRSKEPRWGSHGNRGNRFRRSMGLPTFPTTSERLKRATRKSTMLRGTINKRRNCWAPVSKSEDGSRGRRAEEQQTKGRAVSRLLESFAADEGFQMDGSSFSEEEADDNSDSCNKTPEVPNCVLTKERLTDGLKILVSKEDELLYAARIHTMDLPDIFSITIDGERGNRAKIYSLEQLLREAVLDVRPDSEAMLSDGTRVCAYWSERSRCLYPGYVHRGISTDEAKPGVMVEFDDGDRGKISVPNIRLLPPGYQIHCEETSPAVFVPSGSQVKKSPSFNHAPRDRFNTVSTVKNNQPLTFQKRRPGRPKGSGKKQKQQQLAENANKKSSLFVAWPSLSGTRKRTSHNLFQLNGTPRKALRLREDDSFALNQIQPPVSTQSKGLFSSSSFEVDSFSSIANGYSSFCNKSTGSRPDSSVGPKSGLYGQRHRQDELVVPRGKKSGQEFLVKLDHEGVTSPKTKNSKALLLRGVSSGVSGMPKTEAYSHPVLLVKDNKKGDNSRVELLLKGTTPQRKHSPSLHLGEYGDLGFSSHRECHSSYSDMDDEEEEEQERKRTALALASQGLRTAGHFLSHMSVSSSSSGSSSSSSSGSISSSSLCSSDNDSSYSSEDEESSTLMLQNCLSSHRGLLQPNEPSTSSRQHSFVAKALAVSNTKGSPDEHVSNSKSLKRKECNSSISKSSREFVKKPRMQPDDISCIPRPKMSTFLAGRQMWRWSGSPTQRRGLKGKAKKLFYKAIVRGKEAVKVGDCAVFLSAGRPNLPYIGKIENFWESWTSSMVVKVKWFYHPEETKQGKRQRDGKHALYQSCHEDENDVQTISHKCQVVSREEYESLTRNQKPNSTSPDVYYLAGTYDPTTGQLVTAEGVSILC, encoded by the exons GCAGCGGATTGATGGGAAATTCCTCCGCCTCCTTCATGGGGACCTTTCTGGCCAGCAGTCTGGGCTCGCCCCCTTCCCACCCGTCTCACCATTCCCGGCCGCCCTCCTCGCCTTCCTCGCCCTCCTTCCGGGGCGGACCCCATTCCGGCGCATCGCAAATCTGGTTCTCCCATTCGCATGAAG CCGCCGCGGGGTATCCTCGATTCTCAGGGAGTCTGGCCCACACTTTTCTTCCCATGAGCCACTTGGATCACCATGCCAACGGCGGAGTTCTCTATGGTCAACACCGTTTCTATGACACCCAAAAAG AGAACTTCTACATTCGAAGTCTACCATCACAGCCACCGCTCATCTCAACTAATCACAGTCTGACACCATTGTCCAGGGCAGGCCCAGGACTCTCCCAGGGGCCTTGCAGCAGAGAAAGAGATCCAGGCGGTGGAACAAGTCTGCTTAAGAGTCTTAAAGAGGGAACTATGGAGAGAGGAGTGGGACCTGTCAAAGACAAGGAGCGCTCTAATAGCAAACAGGAGGCAAAGGAAAgacaacagcaacagcagcagcagcagcagcatcacaGCCACCAGTCTGCCCTGCCCACACACCATCATCACCACCATTCCCACTCCCATCAACAGCACCCGCACTATCCCCAACATCCACTGCCCCTGGAGGAGGTCAACAGCCGAGCCCTGGAGAGGCACAAGGCTTCACTCCCAATGGAGTACAGCAAGGATCCACAAATTATGGGCAAGCCTTTGAGTGCTTGCTTGCACAACGGCAAGATACAAAATGGAGAGACAGGAAATGCGGCCGGGCCTAAGACGTCTATGCCCAGTTGCGGAGGGGAGGGCACACCTCTGGGAACTATTGGAGGCGGAGGGAACAGTCATGGCAGACATATGGGATCTAGTGGAAATAGCCGCTGCACCAAAGAGGGGATAAGTGGGGAGATGCGGATTAGTGAACAACCATCAGACTGCCTAGAAAGGGGTCAGGCACCACTCCACCACTCTTTGTCTTACTCTGTACCCCCACCCTTACAATTGGGTTCTACTGGAGCGGCACACCCCCATCCACACCCGCACACTCACCCCCATACACATGCGCACCCTGGAGGCTTCCACTGCCTTCAGCTTCACCCAAGCCACCCGCACCATCCGCATCCTTCCCACCATGCTCACCACCACCCAGAATTCTTCTGtccaccgcctcctgccccactAGGTAACCCTGCCTCACATGACAGGGGACAAGCAAATGCAGGGCGTGAACCTAAAGTCACAGCGCCTACATTTGTGCCATCTGTGGCAgacacaggggaaaaacatGGTGGGCCATTCCAGCTTAGTAACCCCGATTGCCAGATTGTTGGCAGTGGAGGTGGAAATACCAAGGAcaaaaatgtggacaaaaatgGAGGTGGTGGACATCACAGTAATTGGcatagaaaacaacaacagcaacaacaagagCAGCAACAGCATGCGTACAGAAAGACTGAGAAGGCTCCAGACTGGATGCAGTCCCACCACCATCATCTCCAAGCCGCCCAGCTTCCTCCTCCAATTCAACAACCGCAGAAGCAGCACCAGGCTGTACGCTCACGCAGTGTTGAGTGCGTAAACAATGCTGTTGACATGGACATGTTCAGATCCTCATTGCCCCAGGGACCCAAGACTGGACACTCTGTCCCCCATTCTGTCAACACTTCTCCTTACAGAGACTGTTCCCATCCAGGACCCCCACCGAATTCCTCCCCActtggaaacaaaaacatgagtCAGCATAGTGGTCCGGGTGGTAGCTGCTCCTTACAGAGAGATGGCCAAAAAGTAGCCAGGATTCGCCACCAGCAGCATGGACGACCTGGCCCAGATGCTCCTTCTCCGGGTGACCTAAACCACGGAACGGTGCAGGAGATGAAGCGAAAAATTGACATGTCCGCTTACAGTTACAGCAGCAACAGTGGGCAGCAGCACCACCAGCAGCCCCCTGTGCCGCAATGGGCCATGAGACCCCCTCAGCACATGCCACACAATGAGGAGGAACAGAGAAAGTCCTACATGGAGTTAGGAAGCAGTACTATGCAACATtcacagcaacagcagcagagaATGAATCTGCCTCCTCAGCCAACACCTGCACCTCCAGTCGGTcagcaacagcagcaaccaCAGCAACAACCTGAGCCCCAAGGCTCAACTCGGGCAGAGAGCAGTGCCATGAAAAGcttacttaagtacagcaaCCAGCAACAGCCACAGCTCCTCTCGCAGAAAACCCCATTTGGTGGTCTTGGGAGCCTAAAATCAGGCCCTGCTGGAGGAAGCTGCGCCCTTCAGATAAACAAACAGAGTCTACCGTCGAGAAAAGGCCCGATCAATGACAGCGAGCGTCCTGATTACAGTGGACGACACCGGGATATCGGGGAAGCGGGCCACGGGGAAGGCGAGGTGCGGCAGCCGCCGGTTGGGATTGCGGTGGCCGTGGCAAGACAAAGGGAGCCGTCGTGTCGTTCATCAGACGGTCATTCCACCAGCAGACATGGCAGGGTTCATCCCACCGTGAAAG ATCCAAGTACTGAGCAGGAGAGGAAAATGATGAGCGGGGAACAGATAGGTCTGACGTGTTTGGACAGGGATCGAGACGCATATATCAG AGATAATAAGGAGAGGGTGGAGTTCTCAAGGATCCATCCCTCCAACAGCTGTCACGGGGACCTTACTTCTCATCTCATGGTCCCAGGCGGGACTTCCCTCCAATCTGGCCAATTAGCAGACCCTGCTGCGCATTCTGCTCACCACCATTGGATGCCAAGAACTGGAAGCCCATCCCTTTGGATGACCGGACACTCTTATG CAGGTATAGGCCATACAGCCCTGCACCAGAATCTTCCCCCTGGTTTCTCCGCAGCCATGCCAGGCGCTCTCCAACCGGTCCTTCCTCTGCCTCAGGATCCCTCTGCCCAGTTGGTGGTCCTTCCCACGGACGCCCCTGCGCATCCTGCACCCCACCACCTTG ATGTGATGGAACAGCCAGGGCTTTGGCCCCCAGTGTACACCGCCCGGGGCCCAGCCTCCCACATGCAGCATCCCACCGTGTACTCTCGATCCCAGTTTCTACGGCAACAGGAGCTTTACGCTCTCCAGCAGCATCAACAGCTTCAGCATCAGCACCAAAGCCACCAGTCGCAGCAAATGCATGCACAGCCTCATCAgccccagcagcagcagcagcaacaacagcaacagcacAAACCTGTGCATAGCATGGATATGCAACAACAAGCCCCTCACAATGCACAG ATGCAGAAGAGGGCAGATGAACCCTCTGTTGACCTGGAGGAACTTATCCCCAAACCGAGGACATCGAAACCATCCAAGCCCTACTCCTACAACCCCCCTCAAAGGAACACCTCCCCCCCTGGAGCCTGCACTGCCCTCTTGTCCCCTTGTTGCCAGTCCCCTTCAAtgcgcccacatcccaaaagcactCCCTCAACACCTTGCCCCGCTCCCAGCCCCGCTGTTACGGCCCCCCGCTCTCCTACCATTAGTCCAGCCTCGTCCCAGATGCCCAAAGGGGCCGACCCCCAAGATAAGCGAGGGGAAGGCCAGGCCCCGCAAGATTACCCAGAATCTTTGGAGCCTG ACCTGCCTCCGGGATACACCTATTCTGCTGTCACGATTGGCTACAGGAGCGGGCCTTCTCCTCGGGATATCCAGCTTGCGGAGCCAGCCGACCTGGAGGCGATCCAATCTGAGCCCTCCGAGCATGCCCCGCAGTCCCTCTCCGGCCTAGGGGAAGGCCTGGACTGCCAAGTGGTGGTCAGGCCTCTCCCGGAGCCAAATGCACCCAAGGAAGTAGAGCAGAGAGATGAGAGGAGCATCATCGAGGGAGTCCTGGACCAGAGGGAGGAGGTGGAGCCAGCAGTGGTGACAGTAGCCAACTATGTATCAGGGGAGAATGAGGTGGAGGAGCAGGGGGCCGCCGAGGAAGAGGTGCTTGTCTGCCCCCCTGCTGACAGCCCGGTGTGCGAGGCTGCTTCCTGTCCAGTGCCCCTTTGCACGGAGGAACCTGAAAGGTCAGAGACTATCATCACCTTGGAAGATGACGACAAGCCTATGGATGAGGAGAGCCAGGTGGAGCATGTTATGTCAGAAGAGCAGAAGCCAGTACTGGGCACCATCGTAGAGCTCAACCCTACAACCCCGGCAGCCCTTGAGGAGCAGTCTGGATCCACGGAAGAAGTAAAGGACAgcatgcagcagcagcagcaggggaATAAAATGGCCGCTGACAACGCCTCGATGGATATGGTTTGTCTTTCCCCTGCCGCAGCGTCTGTCCCGAACCCAAGACAGGCGACTGCTGCTGAATCCCCAAAACCTCTTGTGCCCTGCTACTggagccttgagctgctcattgCTGCAGCTTTCTGCACAGACATACCCCCATTTCCCATGCTTCCTTTTAACACGCCATCAGTCGGCCAATCACAGCCCAAGCCCTGCCAGGGTATGGAGCTTCTCAGTGAAGTGGCTGAGCTAGAGTTACAACAGAAAAGGCACAGCAATGGGGAAAGCAAAG AGGAGGAGTTGCTGATGTTTGACCTTCACAGCCTCGCAACTCTGGCGACAGCCCGATCACTGGAGACGAGTTCACAGGAAGGCAACAGTGCGTGTTCGGGTCGACAATTCCCAGCCCGCAAGACCGTCAACTTACGtcgaaaatgcagctggacaccGCGCAACGAACCA gtgtgccaagctaaAGGCAGCATGGAAACGATGGACGGTCCTGAGCTTGAAATGCGTGTCAAGTTGGCCGAGCTTCAGCGTCACTACAAAGAGAAGCAGAGGGAGCTGGCTAAGCTACAGAGGAAACACGATCATCA AAAAGAAGAAACGCCACGTAGCCCAGCACGAAGAGGACCGGGACGACCCAGGAAGAAGAAGCCCATCCTCACCACAAGCTCGGTGTCGTCTGAGGGCCAAAGAAAAGTCAA GCCGATGCTGGCAGGGCATTCCCTGATGCCTGAGGAGCTAGGAGGGGGAGGAGACAGCCAGAGAAGGAAGAAGAGGCTGTCCAGTCGAGGCTTTGAGCAAGTCGGCAGCACACAG ATAAAAGCGCAAGGTTGCAGAAAAGGTGGTCCTCAAAGTGTACTGGGTTCTAAGTTGGCTGCCGATGTGGCGCAGCTCAAACAGAAGAGCCAGAGTAAAAAGACTCTCGCAGGGATGCACTACAGGGACAAGGAGGTTTCACCGTGCAACTCCAAGCATGGCCACAGAAGCCAGGGCAACAGGCGAGAGTCTGGGGGACACAGCGACACAG CAGCAAGTGTGGACAGTGGTCCTCAGGAGAACTGGTCTGGAGATGTACACTGTGGATCTAAAAAAGGGACGCCTGATTCCGCTCATCACAAAAAGACCGGAGCGAGGGGTAACCGTGGACAGAGGCGGGAGTCgttgggagaaagttctaatCCTGAGAGTGACTCCTCAGAACAAG gagaggaagaggaggaaggaagTAATGATAGTGACGAAGTTCAAGACATAAGACCCCAACCAGCAAGAGATGTGACGTCCAGCTCTCCTGTGACAGGTCCGAGTCCTTCGTCCATTGTAAAACTAGAGGCCAATCAGAAAGCGAGGAACAAAAAACAGAGACAGGAGCTTTATG GCTCCCATACGCTTTCTGGGACAGACGGGGAGGTCAAAGTACGAAAAAAGAACCCCTGTAGGTTGAGCCTGGCCAGTGCAGTCAAAAGCCGCCATGAGGACCACAACACAGAGCGTGTTAGGAGACCATGCGCACCCAGGTCCAAGGAGCCTCGGTGGGGAAGCCACGGCAACAGAGGCAACCGTTTCCGTCGTAGCATGGGGCTGCCTACCTTTCCAACAACGAGTGAGAGGTTAAAGAGGGCTACACGCAAAAGCACCATGTTGAGAGGAACAATTAACAAG CGGAGAAATTGCTGGGCCCCGGTGTCCAAAAGCGAGGACGGCAGCAGAGGCAGAAGAGCCGAGGAGCAACAG ACAAAAGGTCGAGCAGTTAGTCGGCTCCTAGAAAGCTTTGCGGCTGATGAGGGCTTTCAGATGGATGGCAGCAGCTTCTCGGAAGAGGAGGCGGATGACAACAGTGATTCATGTAACAAAACCCCTGAAG TTCCTAATTGTGTCTTGACCAAAGAACGGTTAACGGACGGACTGAAGATACTGGTCTCAAAGGAAGATGAGCTTCTGTATGCTGCCAGGATCCACACCATGGATTTGCCAGATAT ATTTAGTATTACAATTGATGGGGAAAGAGGAAACCGCGCAAAGATCTATTCATTGGAGCAACTTCTTCGGGAAGCT GTCCTCGATGTACGCCCAGATTCAGAGGCTATGTTGAGTGATGGAACCAGGGTGTGTGCTTATTGGAGTGAACGCTCACGCTGTTTGTACCCAGGTTATGTTCACAGAG GGATTTCAACCGATGAGGCGAAGCCAGGAGTAATGGTAGAGTTTGACGACGGAGATCGAGGGAAGATTTCTGTACCAAACATCCGCCTTCTGCCGCCGGGATATCAAATTCACT GTGAGGAGACATCTCCTGCTGTGTTTGTACCCAGTGGGAGTCAGGTCAAGAAAAGCCCCAGTTTCAATCATGCACCCAGAGACAGATTCAACACTGTCAGTACGGTCAAAAACAACCAACCGCTaactttccaaaaaagaagACCAG gGAGACCAAAGGGATCTGGGAAAAAGCAAAAGCAACAACAGCTGGCCGAAAATGCCAATAAAAAGTCCTCTCTTTTTGTGGCATGGCCTTCATTGTCCGGAACCAGGAAGAGGACTTCCCACAATCTATTTCAGCTCAATGGGACACCAAGAAAAGCCTTGAGATTGAGGGAAGATGACTCATTTGCCTTGAATCAGATCCAACCGCCTGTCTCCACCCAATCCAAAGGGCTCTTCAGCAGTAGCTCCTTTGAGGTGGACTCCTTCAGTAGCATTGCAAATGGATACTCCTCCTTCTGCAACAAGTCCACAGGATCACGTCCAGATTCATCTGTTGGTCCTAAAAGTGGTCTTTATGGACAGAGACACAGACAAGATGAGTTGGTAGTACCGAGGGGAAAGAAGTCAGGACAAGAATTTCTGGTCAAGTTAGATCATGAAGGAGTAACTTCCCCAAAGACCAAGAACAGCAAGGCTCTATTGCTGCGAGGTGTCTCTTCTGGTGTGAGCGGAATGCCTAAGACGGAGGCTTATTCACATCCGGTCCTTCTGGTTAAAGACAACAAAAAGGGTGATAACTCTAGGGTTGAACTTCTCCTGAAAGGAACCACACCCCAAAGAAAGCATTCCCCTTCATTGCATCTAGGAGAATATGGAGACTTGGGCTTCAGTTCGCACCGAGAGTGTCATAGCTCCTACTCTGATATggatgatgaagaggaagaagagcaggagAGGAAAAGGACTGCACTTGCATTGGCTTCGCAGGGTTTAAGGACAGCTGGCCATTTCCTCTCTCATATGTCAGTTTCATCCTCTTCTTCTGGTTCATCCAGTTCCTCTTCATCAGGCTCAATATCTAGCTCCAGTCTTTGTTCCTCTGACAATGACTCCTCCTACAGCTCAGAGGATGAGGAAAGTTCGACACTAATGCTACAGAACTGCCTGTCCTCTCACCGGGGACTCCTACAACCCAATGAACCCTCCACTTCCTCACGGCAACATTCATTTGTGGCTAAAGCGTTGGCTGTTTCCAATACCAAAGGATCGCCTGATGAACACGTCTCCAACAGTAAATCTCTTAAGAGGAAAGAGTGCAACAGTTCAATCTCCAAGTCATCTCGAGAATTTGTGAAGAAACCGAGAATGCAACCAGATGACATTTCATGTATTCCAAGGCCCAAGATGTCCACATTCCTTGCGGGACGCCAGATGTGGAGGTGGTCTGGCAGCCCTACACAG aggcgaggcctAAAAGGCAAGGCCAAGAAGCTTTTCTACAAGGCCATCGTGAGAGGAAAGGAGGCAGTAAAAGTGGGAGACTGTGCCGTGTTCCTCTCAGCCGGACGCCCTAATCTACCATACATTGGTAAAATCGAGAACTTCTGGGAGTCTTGGACCTCTAGCATGGTAGTCAAAGTTAAGTGGTTCTACCACCCTGAAGAGACCAAGCAAGGAAAGAGGCAGCGAGATGGCAAG CACGCCCTGTACCAGTCATGTCATGAGGACGAAAATGATGTCCAGACAATCTCGCACAAGTGCCAGGTTGTGAGTCGGGAGGAATATGAGAGTCTGACACGCAATCAGAAGCCGAACAGTACCTCTCCAGATGTGTATTACCTGGCTGGGACATATGACCCTACCACTGGTCAGCTGGTCACTGCTGAAGGGGTTTCGATCTTGTGCTGA